A window of Clostridium sp. 'White wine YQ' contains these coding sequences:
- a CDS encoding peptidoglycan recognition protein family protein yields the protein MSIKIIDFKLGWNGDLPNGENKPSRIVLHHAEASVCTILDIHRWHLQRGYAGIGYHYFVRKDGTIYKGRQENQRGAHCPSANYNSLGICFEGSYMIEVPPQEQIDAGLVLIEDIKSRYGNNLQVYGHKDLYATSCPGDKFPLDVIKNSKVIAPIATAPVQEVTKGDFTYPNNARIQGDWFYVRDKDGTIIPGRRVDDGDNITVLNVFYSKQLAEIEYPTQTGVRKGYITNNRLIKYYNPYNWTNGTNEINTHETPNGEVIGSLEIGERATLLYKVGEWSHVVYTTSLGEFTKSGYVK from the coding sequence ATGAGTATAAAAATAATTGATTTTAAATTAGGTTGGAATGGCGATTTACCCAATGGGGAAAATAAACCAAGCAGAATAGTATTACATCATGCAGAGGCTTCAGTATGTACTATATTAGACATTCATAGATGGCATTTGCAAAGGGGATATGCAGGTATAGGATATCATTACTTTGTAAGAAAAGATGGAACTATATATAAAGGAAGGCAAGAAAATCAAAGAGGAGCACATTGTCCAAGTGCTAATTATAATAGCTTAGGGATATGTTTTGAAGGTTCATATATGATAGAAGTACCACCTCAGGAACAGATAGATGCTGGGTTAGTTTTAATTGAAGATATTAAGAGCAGATATGGAAATAACCTGCAAGTATATGGACACAAGGATTTATATGCAACTAGCTGCCCTGGAGATAAATTTCCACTAGATGTTATTAAAAACTCGAAAGTAATTGCACCAATTGCAACTGCTCCAGTTCAAGAAGTTACAAAAGGAGATTTTACTTATCCAAATAATGCAAGAATACAAGGAGATTGGTTTTACGTTAGAGACAAGGATGGAACTATAATACCTGGACGAAGAGTAGATGATGGAGATAATATAACTGTATTAAATGTATTCTACTCAAAACAACTTGCTGAAATTGAGTATCCTACACAAACTGGGGTTAGAAAAGGGTATATTACAAATAATAGATTAATTAAATATTATAATCCTTATAATTGGACTAATGGCACCAATGAAATAAATACACACGAAACACCTAATGGAGAAGTTATTGGGTCTTTAGAAATAGGTGAAAGAGCAACTTTATTATATAAGGTTGGAGAATGGTCTCACGTTGTGTATACAACATCTTTAGGAGAATTCACTAAGAGTGGATATGTTAAATGA
- a CDS encoding phage holin family protein codes for MDRIINLKNGILITIIAVGEELGLILGGYNSILIALICCMIIDYICSLIVTFVIKNSFETEKREAQNKVGLARKVLILLIIIMVNQIDIVLGSSGFLRNAVMIGFMANECLSIVEKVGQTGIDLPPVVKNAIDVLKKKSEINQNDKKD; via the coding sequence ATGGATAGGATAATCAATCTTAAAAATGGTATTCTTATAACAATTATAGCGGTTGGAGAAGAATTAGGTTTAATCTTAGGTGGGTACAATAGTATTCTAATTGCATTAATTTGCTGTATGATTATTGATTATATATGTAGTTTAATAGTAACTTTTGTGATTAAGAATTCTTTTGAAACAGAAAAAAGAGAAGCCCAAAATAAGGTAGGGTTAGCAAGGAAAGTTCTCATTTTATTGATTATTATCATGGTAAATCAGATAGATATAGTTTTAGGCTCCAGTGGATTTTTAAGAAATGCAGTTATGATAGGGTTTATGGCAAATGAGTGTCTATCTATTGTAGAAAAAGTGGGGCAGACCGGGATTGATTTGCCTCCAGTAGTAAAGAATGCAATAGATGTCCTTAAGAAAAAAAGTGAAATAAATCAGAATGATAAGAAAGATTGA
- a CDS encoding helix-turn-helix domain-containing protein produces MDMNEKIKLRREELGLTLQEVGEYLGVSKATVQRYESGEIKNLKLDSIEKLAEILKVSPTYLMGWEEQRKPNKLETLAAHFDGDDFTKDDLDDIENFIKYIKSKKKQ; encoded by the coding sequence ATGGATATGAATGAAAAAATTAAACTGAGACGTGAAGAGTTAGGACTTACACTACAAGAAGTTGGTGAATATCTGGGTGTTTCAAAGGCTACTGTTCAAAGATATGAAAGTGGCGAAATAAAAAATCTTAAACTTGATTCAATTGAGAAGCTAGCCGAAATATTAAAAGTTTCACCTACATATTTAATGGGTTGGGAAGAACAAAGAAAACCAAATAAATTAGAAACCCTAGCTGCACACTTTGATGGTGATGATTTTACTAAAGACGACTTAGATGATATAGAGAATTTTATAAAATATATTAAATCAAAGAAAAAGCAATAA
- a CDS encoding ImmA/IrrE family metallo-endopeptidase: MTYESLENEIYDEGVEIIQMKFKGNLKALYGNNTIAIDSRIETSSEKACILAEELGHYHKTVGNILDKTKIENVKQEKIARNWGYERLISLLDIIKAFNAGTRNLYEMSEYLNVTETFLNETITHYREKYGLMFEIEEYLIYFEPRLIIIKKF, from the coding sequence ATGACTTACGAGAGTTTAGAGAATGAGATATATGATGAGGGTGTAGAGATTATACAAATGAAATTCAAGGGAAATCTTAAAGCCCTCTATGGAAATAATACTATAGCTATTGATTCCAGAATTGAAACTTCAAGTGAAAAAGCTTGTATTCTGGCTGAAGAACTAGGACATTACCACAAAACTGTTGGTAATATATTAGATAAAACAAAAATTGAAAATGTTAAGCAAGAGAAAATTGCCCGTAACTGGGGATATGAAAGACTTATTAGTTTATTAGATATTATCAAAGCATTTAATGCTGGAACAAGAAATCTTTATGAAATGTCTGAATACTTAAATGTTACAGAAACATTCTTAAATGAAACTATTACCCATTACCGCGAAAAATATGGTCTTATGTTCGAGATTGAAGAGTATCTTATCTATTTTGAACCAAGACTTATCATAATAAAAAAATTTTAG
- the htpG gene encoding molecular chaperone HtpG — METKQFKAESKRLLDLMINSIYTHREIFLRELISNASDAIDKIYYKALTDDSLSFEKDNYYIKIALDKENRILRIIDTGIGMTKEELDDNLGVIAKSGSLKFKKETELKDGYDIIGQFGVGFYSAFLVSDDVTVISRAVGSDEAYKWQSKGVEGYIIEKCEKESFGTEIILKIKENTEDESFDEYLDEYRIKNIIKKYSDFIRYPIKMNTSSSRLKEGSENEYEDIIEEQTINSMVPIWRKNKNELTKEDYDNFYSEKHYGFDKPIKHIHISVDGVVSYNAILFIPERTPFDFYTKEYEKGLELYSNGVMIMNKCPDLLPDYFGFVKGIVDSEDLSLNISREILQHDRQLKLIAKNIKTKIKNELESILKNERDKYEEFYKSFGRQLKYGIYSDFGANKEVLQDILMFYSSKEKKMVTLGEYVSRMTEEQKYIYYAAGESIERIEKLPQTELLLDKGYEILYFTDDIDEFAIKTIMNYKDKQFKSVSSGDLGIESDENDETSDTNKNENKDLFENMKNNLLNKVKDVRASKRLKNHPVCLANDGEVSIEMEKILNSMPDNQNIKADKILEININHPVFESLKEAFKSDKDKFNLYTDILYNQALLIEGLSISDPVEFTNNICKIMK, encoded by the coding sequence TTGGAAACAAAACAATTTAAAGCAGAATCTAAAAGATTATTAGATCTAATGATCAACTCGATCTACACCCATAGGGAGATTTTTTTAAGGGAACTTATTTCAAATGCAAGTGATGCTATTGATAAGATTTATTACAAAGCATTAACGGATGATTCCTTAAGCTTTGAAAAAGACAATTATTATATCAAGATAGCTCTAGATAAGGAAAATAGAATACTTAGAATTATAGACACTGGCATAGGAATGACTAAAGAGGAACTTGATGATAACCTTGGTGTAATTGCTAAAAGTGGATCATTAAAATTCAAAAAAGAAACAGAATTAAAAGATGGATATGATATAATAGGACAATTTGGCGTAGGTTTTTATTCTGCATTTTTAGTATCAGATGATGTTACAGTTATAAGTAGAGCAGTTGGAAGTGATGAGGCATATAAGTGGCAATCTAAGGGTGTAGAAGGATATATCATAGAGAAATGTGAAAAAGAATCATTCGGTACTGAGATAATACTTAAAATAAAAGAAAATACAGAAGACGAAAGCTTTGATGAATATTTAGATGAATATAGAATAAAGAACATAATAAAAAAATATTCCGATTTTATAAGATATCCAATTAAGATGAATACAAGTAGTAGCAGACTTAAAGAAGGCAGTGAAAATGAATATGAAGACATCATAGAAGAACAAACAATTAATAGTATGGTTCCTATATGGAGAAAAAATAAGAATGAATTAACTAAAGAAGATTATGATAACTTTTATTCTGAAAAGCACTATGGATTTGATAAGCCTATAAAGCATATTCATATAAGCGTTGATGGAGTTGTAAGTTATAATGCAATTCTATTTATCCCAGAAAGAACACCATTTGATTTCTATACTAAGGAATATGAAAAGGGCTTAGAACTATATTCAAATGGGGTAATGATTATGAATAAATGCCCTGATTTATTACCGGATTACTTTGGGTTTGTAAAAGGTATAGTTGATTCAGAAGATTTATCACTTAATATTTCTAGAGAAATTCTGCAGCATGACAGACAACTTAAACTTATAGCTAAGAATATTAAAACAAAAATAAAAAATGAGTTAGAAAGTATATTAAAAAATGAAAGAGATAAGTACGAGGAATTCTATAAATCCTTTGGAAGACAACTGAAATATGGTATTTATAGTGATTTCGGGGCCAATAAAGAGGTACTGCAAGATATATTAATGTTCTATTCTTCGAAAGAGAAAAAGATGGTAACCTTAGGTGAGTATGTTTCAAGAATGACTGAAGAACAAAAATATATTTATTATGCTGCTGGAGAATCTATTGAGAGAATAGAAAAGCTACCTCAAACAGAACTTCTTCTTGATAAAGGATACGAGATACTATACTTTACTGATGATATAGATGAATTTGCTATAAAAACAATAATGAATTATAAGGATAAACAATTCAAATCTGTATCTAGTGGTGATTTAGGAATCGAATCAGATGAAAATGATGAAACTTCAGATACTAATAAAAATGAAAATAAAGATTTATTTGAAAATATGAAAAATAACTTATTAAATAAAGTTAAAGATGTAAGAGCATCAAAAAGATTGAAAAATCACCCTGTATGCTTAGCTAACGACGGTGAAGTTTCAATAGAAATGGAAAAGATACTTAATTCTATGCCTGATAATCAAAATATTAAGGCAGATAAGATATTGGAAATAAATATCAATCATCCAGTGTTTGAATCACTTAAAGAAGCATTCAAATCAGATAAAGACAAGTTCAATCTCTATACAGATATATTGTATAATCAAGCATTGCTTATAGAAGGGTTATCTATAAGTGATCCAGTAGAATTTACAAATAATATATGTAAAATAATGAAGTAA